One genomic window of Verrucomicrobiia bacterium includes the following:
- a CDS encoding O-antigen ligase family protein produces MTNVQGTMRSLLVYALIIPVALVFGYLLATRSDAGLYIDWSTWGPIGAVLGLISLPLLLKWHHPLLFLTWNMSAVLFFLPGSPPLWFAATAISLTLALVHRMMDREMRFISVPSIMWPVAYLAVVIFLTAHFTGGFGMRILGGGTYGGRRYWLMFAGLAGLLAMTAQEIPRRYALLYVGLFFLGALEDLLSAVIPFLPRQLYWLAAIFPVGGNDLGTLIGGGSFGETVARYSSFNVACTGFFLYLLARYGIQEMLRPAKIWRFLLLLVALVLSLFGGYRSSLLLLGGVLMLVFYFEGLTRSKYTPMLIGAALLAFALLVPFANRLPLSFQRTLSFLPLRLNPIAVYEADNSTEWRLAVWKAAVEVVPTYFWAGKGLAINGEELELTAELQHRGMAAPEEGVMMTGDYHSGPLSVIIPFGIWGVIGWLWFLGASVRAMYLNYRYGDVSLRRVNTFLLAYFIAKILLFLVIYGSFYADVATFAGVVGLNLSLNGGICKPARAPALAKIQSAPPEQLPQPFRPLPGPA; encoded by the coding sequence ATGACGAACGTTCAGGGCACAATGCGCAGTCTGCTGGTTTATGCGCTGATCATTCCCGTCGCTTTGGTTTTTGGGTACCTGCTCGCGACTCGCAGCGACGCGGGGTTGTACATCGACTGGTCCACCTGGGGCCCCATTGGGGCTGTTCTGGGGCTTATCTCTTTGCCCCTTTTGCTGAAATGGCACCATCCGCTGCTCTTCCTGACCTGGAACATGTCGGCAGTTCTCTTCTTTCTGCCTGGAAGTCCGCCTCTTTGGTTTGCGGCCACCGCGATCAGTTTAACTCTGGCCCTGGTGCACCGCATGATGGACAGGGAAATGCGGTTCATCTCTGTGCCATCCATTATGTGGCCAGTAGCTTACTTGGCGGTTGTGATTTTCCTCACTGCACATTTTACAGGTGGTTTTGGGATGAGGATTCTTGGCGGTGGAACATACGGCGGTCGGCGTTATTGGTTGATGTTTGCGGGGCTGGCCGGGCTTCTGGCCATGACAGCTCAAGAGATTCCACGTCGATACGCCCTTCTCTATGTCGGTTTGTTTTTCCTGGGTGCCCTCGAAGACCTCCTGAGTGCGGTAATTCCATTCCTCCCGCGGCAGCTTTATTGGCTGGCGGCCATCTTCCCAGTGGGCGGAAATGACTTAGGTACCCTGATCGGCGGCGGATCTTTTGGCGAAACGGTCGCGCGGTATTCCAGCTTCAATGTTGCCTGCACTGGGTTTTTCCTTTATCTCCTGGCCCGCTATGGGATTCAGGAGATGCTCCGTCCGGCTAAGATTTGGCGATTTCTTCTCCTGCTTGTAGCCCTCGTGTTGAGCTTATTTGGTGGCTATCGCTCCTCCTTGCTGCTCCTAGGAGGGGTCCTGATGCTGGTTTTTTATTTCGAGGGGCTTACCCGCTCGAAATATACGCCAATGCTGATAGGGGCAGCGCTGTTGGCTTTTGCGTTGCTGGTGCCTTTCGCAAACAGGCTGCCGCTTTCCTTTCAGCGAACGCTCAGCTTTCTGCCGTTGAGGTTGAACCCGATCGCCGTCTATGAGGCCGACAATTCGACAGAATGGCGGTTGGCGGTATGGAAGGCAGCCGTGGAAGTAGTGCCAACATATTTTTGGGCGGGCAAAGGCCTCGCCATTAACGGCGAGGAACTCGAGTTGACGGCGGAGCTTCAGCACCGTGGAATGGCCGCGCCAGAAGAGGGTGTCATGATGACGGGTGACTATCACAGCGGCCCTCTTTCGGTGATTATCCCATTTGGGATTTGGGGTGTTATCGGCTGGCTTTGGTTTCTGGGTGCTTCAGTCCGCGCGATGTATTTAAACTATCGATACGGCGATGTTTCGTTACGGCGTGTCAATACGTTTTTATTGGCCTATTTCATTGCAAAGATTCTTCTGTTCCTTGTAATCTATGGTTCATTCTATGCTGATGTGGCAACTTTCGCCGGGGTTGTTGGACTCAATCTTTCCTTAAACGGGGGAATCTGCAAGCCTGCGCGCGCACCTGCGTTGGCCAAGATCCAGTCAGCGCCCCCGGAGCAATTGCCCCAGCCCTTCAGGCCTCTTCCCGGTCCTGCGTAG
- a CDS encoding glycosyltransferase — translation MADRLLKIAWISSFPIERLSEVPEMLRGLPPLHPSSWQRVLLDGFQSRADLKIHVLAVRRQFPRLMSFESDGVTFHCIKIPRGMRTLSLFWWETLRIRRCLRQIRPNLVHAWGTERGAALVASRLHYPYLVTMQGLLEWYQQQVPGDWLFRLEARIERIALRRASVVTTESTFGVNWIREHHPHLKVLQVEHAPAWVFHRVQRQPITKPIQFLYVGSLLPLKGTDLLLRALDKIRDDLDFRLTMVGTPAPGFIEQIKTATSKSLWDRVNLRRGLSPPEVAAELARTTMLLFPTRADTSPNAVKEAVVAGVPVIGSAVGGINDYVVPEKNGLTFPVGDLDAFLEAIRRAVSHPLFSQGAVNAETLANMRSYLSPLKMADGFVGAYREVLGRYAAR, via the coding sequence ATGGCTGACCGCCTCCTGAAAATCGCCTGGATTTCCTCTTTTCCAATCGAGCGGTTGAGTGAGGTGCCGGAAATGCTGCGCGGTCTGCCGCCGCTGCATCCGTCGAGTTGGCAGCGTGTCTTGCTCGACGGGTTCCAAAGCCGGGCAGACCTTAAAATACATGTCCTGGCCGTTCGCAGGCAATTCCCACGCTTGATGAGCTTTGAGTCGGATGGCGTGACATTTCACTGCATAAAAATCCCGCGCGGGATGCGGACCCTTAGTTTGTTTTGGTGGGAGACGCTTCGGATCAGGCGGTGTCTGAGGCAAATCCGGCCTAACCTTGTGCATGCGTGGGGGACGGAACGGGGGGCTGCGCTGGTCGCCTCGCGCCTTCATTACCCGTACCTCGTCACCATGCAAGGCTTGCTGGAATGGTACCAGCAACAGGTCCCAGGCGACTGGCTGTTTCGCCTCGAAGCCCGCATCGAGCGTATAGCGCTGCGCCGGGCCTCGGTGGTTACGACCGAATCCACATTCGGCGTGAATTGGATCCGGGAACATCATCCCCATCTCAAGGTGCTCCAGGTCGAGCACGCCCCCGCCTGGGTTTTTCATCGCGTCCAGCGCCAGCCAATCACCAAACCGATTCAATTCCTCTATGTCGGCTCGTTGCTGCCGCTCAAGGGGACCGATTTGCTGCTCCGGGCGCTGGACAAGATTAGGGATGATCTGGATTTCCGGTTGACCATGGTTGGAACGCCGGCTCCAGGCTTCATCGAGCAGATCAAGACTGCGACCTCCAAGTCTTTATGGGACCGGGTCAATTTGCGCCGAGGCCTGAGCCCGCCTGAAGTCGCCGCTGAACTGGCACGGACCACCATGCTGTTGTTCCCAACGCGCGCGGACACCAGCCCCAACGCCGTCAAGGAAGCGGTGGTGGCCGGGGTGCCGGTGATTGGCTCAGCGGTCGGCGGGATCAACGATTATGTCGTTCCAGAAAAGAACGGCCTCACCTTTCCGGTCGGGGACCTCGATGCCTTTTTGGAGGCGATACGCCGTGCCGTGTCCCATCCTCTCTTTTCTCAGGGTGCCGTGAACGCGGAGACCCTGGCAAACATGCGTTCCTATCTTTCCCCACTGAAAATGGCTGATGGGTTCGTGGGCGCATATCGAGAGGTGCTGGGACGGTACGCGGCGAGGTGA